The nucleotide window GAAACGAACGGGGGAAATGTTTCGGTGTATTAAATTTTTTTATATTGAGTGCATGAATTCAATCTTATCCCAAGTACCTGTGCTGCGTCCTTTTGTTTTGTCTGGTGGTGGTGCCCGCGGTTATGCCCACCTGGGTGTATTAAAAGCCTTTGCCGAAAAACAGATTTTTCCCGAAGCTATTGCAGCCACCAGTGCTGGTTCTATCGCTGCGGCCTTCATCTGCGATGGTTATCAGACCGATGAGGTGAGAACGATCTTTCAGCAACATAAGCTGGGACTATCTATGGAATGGAAAAACTGGCGTTCCGGTTTTTTGTCGTTGAAGAAGGTAGAACAGGTGCTGCAGAAAACGCTGCGGCATACTACTTTCGAATCGCTGCCGCTTCCCTTGTATATTACGGCTACCAATTTTGTCACAGGTGAACAGGCTATTTTCAACAGCGGTCCGTTGATACCGGCTATCCTGGCGGCATCTTCCATTCCGTTGCTGTTTCAGCCGGTGGATATTGAAGGAGTGGCTTATGTGGACGGCGGACTTTCCGGCAATCTGCCGGTAGAGCCTTTGCTGCATCAATACAAAGATGTGATTGGGGTACACGTCAATCCGCTTACACCTTATGATCCGGCAGGTGGGTTTATGGCCAATGTAGAGCGGACCTTGCACATGGCTATCCGGGAGCCGGTACAGAAAAGTAAAATGTTGTGCAGCTATTTCGTAGAGCCGGCAGGGTTAGGAAAGTTCGGTATGTTCGACTTCGGAAAATTCGATGCTATCTATACTACCGGTCTCGAATATACGAGGAAACGGCTGGAAGAGGTTCCGTTTGTATAGTCATGTCCGGAATGCAGCAGCAACAGTGCATTCCGGACATGGGCCATTAATTTGCTTCGGTATATTTACGGAAGTTATCCAGGATAGCCTGCCAGCCGCCGCGTTGCATTTCCAGCGGATTGGTATCTTCCGGATCAAATGTTTCCACTACTTTGGTGTTGTCACCTTCTGCGCTGAAAGTGATTTTTACCTTTCTGTTGTCAGTAAGGGCGTATTCGATCAGTTCATGTTCTTTTACATCGGTATATACACCGCCGAAATCGAAGCTGAAGCTACCGTCTCTGGCAGCCATGGTAGTGCTGAATTTACCACCGGTACGAACATCATTTTGTGCTTCCGGTGCATGCCATTCTGGTGTCGCAAAGCACCATTGGGTAATATGCTCTGGTGCGGTCCAGTATTCCCATACTTTTTCTACAGGCGCATGAATAGTGCTTTCTACGGAGATGGTGTTTTTGTTTTCGGTAGACATATGTATAGAGTTTAATTGTTTTCGATAATGCAAACTTACAGCGCTTCCTTTGTATACATCGTGTGTGAAAACGACAAATGAGAGGCGTTTTCCGCCATATAAAAAAATAAGGGGCGGTAGAAAACCGCCCCCGTCATATTCCTATTTCTGTTAATAAAGCCCCATTTTTCGATTACGTCCGTTGATCGCTTACCAACCCTTGTTGTTGGGTTTAATGTTTGGATTACTCAATACTTCTGACTGCGGGATAGGCAGGTAGTAATACAGTGCGGAAGGTAACAGGTCTGTCTGTGTATCTCCGGATTGCAGGTCTGCTTCATCCCTTTGTATAGGTAATCCCAGTCTTTTCAGGTCGTAGTACCGGTGCCCTTCAAAGGGCAGTTCCCGGAATCTTTCCACCAGTATGTCGTTCAGTAATTTTTTAGAATCGGTGTAGGTTTGTGTTTCGTATCCCTTGATACGGGCGAGGCGCAGCGTATTCAGGTCTTCTGTCGCTTCCGCCAGGCGGCTCAGGTGTTGATATGCTTCCGCGCGGATGAGGTACATTTCTGATACGCGGAATACTTTCACATCGTTGCGGTTTTCAGCGCCTTCTGCACCTGCATATTTTTTTACGACATCTGCCAGCTGTCCATCTGCGGCCAGTGCAGCATCGTTGTCAAAATAGCTGTTGTAGCGGATGTCGTTCTCTTCATCGTAAGCCTGTAACAGTTTAGTGGAAGGAGCGAAGTATACGATGCCGATGCCGGCGTTTTTCCAGATATCGCCGGGGCGCAGTTCACTGAGGTTGGTACGTTTGAGTTTGAAGATTATTTCCGCATTGCTCGCGTCTGTCCAGATAGCCGGGAATTCAGCGCGGCTGGCAAGGTGGAACTTACCAATGGCTTTGGTGGCGTTTTCTGCGGCCGCTGTCCAGTTGCCGGTGTATAATGCTACGCGTGCCTGCAGTGCATAAACGGCCTGAATGCCCATGCGTGTCACGTCTTCGCTATCACCTGTGAGGGTGGTGGCTGCATCGAGGTCTTTGTGCAGTTGCTGAAAAAACTCAGCTGCAGTGGGCCTGGCCGGCTTGTTGTCGATGTCAGGGCTGGTTACGTAAGGCACTGCGGGCGCATCGGCCTGGTATACACCGGCGTAACTGAAATTGCGGTACAGCTCAAAGTGTTCAAATGCGCGGATGGCAAGCAATTCACCACGCAGTTGTTGTTGCTGCTGTTTTTCTGTATCGTTGTGAACAGGCACTTTGTCCAATCCTTCCAGGACACGGTTCACGCGGTTGATCACCTGGTACGCATTGGTCCAGGGGGCGGCGATTTCAGTATCACCACCGGCAAACGACCATCTGAACAGGTTTTGGGCGGAGCCGTTCACACCGGCATTCTTTAATCCTATCCTGCATTCGTCTGCCATCACGGATCCGATGCGTAAGGTGGATTCCGGTTGCCAGCCGGCGTAAACGCCGAGTACGGCGCGGTTGACAGTTGTCAGTGAATTGAAGATTTCATTACCATCTACCTGGTCGGTAGGTTTCACATCCAGCATCTTATTGCAGGAGGTGGAGTAGAGCGTGAAAGTGGCGGCAGTGCAAATAGTCACTGCCTTTTTTATGATGGAATAAGTCATATACATTTCAGGTTTTAGAAGGTTACATTGATACCACCGGTAATGGTGCGGGGCATTGGGTATTCGTATTGCGCGATATCGTTGGCATCTTCCGGATCAAAGCCACGCCATTTCATGACAGACAGCAGGTTCTGGCCGCTGGCAAACACTTTAACATTGCGGATGGCGCCGGTCATGCGTGCAGGGATGGGCACATTGTATCCGAGGGTGATATTGCGCAACTTCACATAATCTGCGCTGGTCACATTTCTGGAAGTAAAATAAGTGGGATACTGTGCGCCGGGATACTGGCTGATGTCACCGGGTTTCTGCCATATGCTGAGCATGTCTTTAGACTGGCTGTACTGGCGGTAGTTGGGACTGCCGGAGTGAGCATACAGATCGGGATAGTTGAGACGTGACATGCCATGAATAAAGCTCACCAGCATAGACAGGTCGAAACGTTTGTAACGGATACTCATCGTGGCACCACCGATCAGTGGCGGATCGTAGGTGGCTTTCATCGGTACGGCATCATCGGGATTGTAGGTGTTGGTTTCTTTTCCTTCTTTATCCAGATAGATCGGTGCACCTGTCTGCGGATCTACTCCTTTCCAGCGTACGGCGTAGAAGCTGCCCAGCGGACGGCCTACCATGTTCATAGTGGCCTCGTCGGCAAAGATCTGTTCTTCTCCGCCCAGGCTCAGAATTTTGTTTTTGTTGTAGGCCAGATTAACGCCCAGGGTAAGGGAGAAGTCTCTGTTTTTGATAGCATCACCTTCCAGCATCAGCTCTATACCGCGGTTACGCACCTTGCCTGCATTGGCTGCTATCGTAGCAAAGCCGGTAGTGATGGAGAGGTTACGGTTTACAAACAAACCTTCTGTAACACGGTTGTACACATCTATTTCACCACGCAGCCTGTTGCGGAAGAAACCGAACTCCAGACCTACGTCGCCGATACGGTTCATCTCCCAGTTGTAGGCAGGGGTGCCGGGTGTAATAGGAACCAGTGTTTTATTACCGTTGTAGTCAGCGGGGCTGTATAAAGTCCTGAAACCATAGTCGCTGGTAAAGCCACCAGCATTGCCGGTAAGGCCGTAGCTGGCTCTCAGGCGCAGGGTGCTGAAGGCATGTACTTCTTTCATAAAATCTTCTGCCAGGATGTTCCAGTTGCCGCCAAAGGCGTAGAAGAATTTGTAACGGTTGTTGGCTGGCACCTGGGAAGACCCGTCGCGGCGCAGGCTGGCGGAAAACGTATATTTGTCACCGTAGGAATAACGGAACAGCCCAATCTGTGATACCAGTAATCGGTTGGGCGTTGTTTGTCCGCTGAGGGTGGGGATAAAGTTGTTGTCCGGTGTGCCGGGTGTAATACCAGCAGGGGTACCGGGCAGTTCTGAAACAAGTCCATAACCCGTGTAGCCGAAACCGTTACCTTTGATTTTATTGATTTCGGATAACAGGTTGGCTTCTATTTCATGGTTTTTACCCCATTGTTTGTTATAGCGTAATCCGCCGGTGGCCACGAGTCCCAGCCGGTTGTTCAGTCCTCTCTGATAAGAGCCCTGGTTGCCGTTGCTCACCAGTTTACCATACCAGGAATCAGGCGTAAGGTATTCAGTGGTGTTGTTCTGCTGGAAGTCCATGCCAACAGTACCGGTTAACTGAAATTCTTTGCTGAGGTCTACTGTTTCATTCAAAGACATTACGCCTTTTATCTGGTTATCTTTTTTCAGACTGTTGGCATAGGCGTCGAGTGCATTGGCACCGTAGCGGCCGGAGCCTGGCTTGCCATAAGGCGATTCATAGGGTAATGCATAGTACAAGGCTGCAATAGGATTTTTTTCGGTGATACCACCGCCACCAACAGCTGCGCCTCCTTCTTCTGCTACACCTTCATCCTGTATGTATTTGATGGTAGCGGTGGAGATACCGACGTTCAGCGTGGTTTTAAATCTGCCGCTGCGGTTTTGTATGTTGCCGCGCAGGCTGTAACGCTCCAGGCCTGAATTAAGTGCAATGCCTTGCTGATTGAAATAACCACCGGACAGATAGAAAGTTGTTTTTTCATTACCACCGGAAACATTCAGGGAATGTGTCTGGATGCGACCCTGGCGTAACAGGTGTTTGCGCCAGTCGGTGTTGATCTGCCGGAGGCTGTCGAGGTATTGGGTGCCAAAGGCAAAGTCTTCTGCTGTTTTAGGTACCAGCGCGCCGTTCACCAGTTTGTTGGGATTGTTTTTGGAATAAGCCCATCCCGGCATGCTAGGGTCTTGCAGTATTTCTTCAAACTGCAGCCGCTGATCGGTGTTCATCATATCCCATTTAGAGCTGTTGAGGTTGGAAACACCGTACTGGCCGCGGTAGTTGACCCGCACTTTTCCATCTTCCCAGGCTTTTCCTTTTTTGGTGGTGATGACGATTACGCCATTGGCGGCTCTGGAGCCGTATTGTGCGGTGGCAGCTGCATCTTTTAATACGTGTATGGTTTCAAAGTCTTCCGCGTTGAGGGCAGCGAAAGAATTGTTGGCTACGGGCACACCATCTACCACATATAAAGGGTTGACATCTCCGTTGATAGAGCCGAGGCCGCGGATAGATACCCTGCCCGCTTCGCCAGGTTGACCGGTAGGGGTGCCAACATATAACCCAGGTGCACGTCCCTGTAGCATCACATCGAAAGAGGCTACCGGTGCCTGTGTGGTCACGGCAGCAGGTAGACTGGTGACAGCGCCGGTGGTGCGGGATTTGCTTTGCTGGGTGTAACCGGTGATCACTACTCCTGTAAGCGCCTGTGATGCGGAAGAAAGAGATATATCCATTACATCGCTGCCGGAGATGGCTTTCACGGATAGGTCACTGTAACCAATATACGAAAACCGGAGATTGTTTTTTCCTCCCGGCATCATAATGGTATAATGGCCGTTGGCATCTGTTACCACGCCATTGGGAGTGCCTGGCACAGACACGCTCACACCGATCAATGGCTGCTGCGTGAGCGAGTCTATGACCGTACCTTTAATGGTCCGTTGCTGGGCCATACCGGTAATGGATACCACCAGCAGGACTACAAACAAGAAAATAGATTTGATCTGCATAATTAATCGTGTAATTAATAAGTAAGAGATAGGCTGTTGAATACGAATGCAAAACTAGCTGCACCACATTAGAGGGGAATTAAGATCAGGCGCGGAAACCGTTAGAAAGCCATTAGGAAATTTTAATGTGGGAAAAGTTTGGAATTGTAATAAACATGCGAAGACCCTGGCGTATTTTATAGTAGCCAGGGTCTTCGTGTATAGTATGATGTTGTTCTTAATTTATTTGGGAAACACAAAGCGAAACGTAGTGCCTGTGCCGGAAGCAGAATGCACGTGAATAGTGCCATTGTGCAGGCGTACAATTTTTTCTGTGAGAGAAAGTCCGATGCCAAAACCCGCAAAGGACATGGCATTGGCGCTGCGATAAAACGGACGGAATATTTTTTCTGTTTCTCCTTCCGGGATACCGATGCCTTTGTCACTGACGGTAACATGGATCTGTGTATCGGTGGCATTTAATTCGCAGTATACTTCTTCTCCGGCAGAAAACTTAATGGCGTTTTTAACGACATTGCTTAATGCGAGAAACAACAAATGGCGATGTCCCTGCATGGTTACCCTCGATACATCCAAACCAAACCGGAAGGCTATTTTTACGGGATAATGCCCGTTGTTGCTCCATTCATCCACCACTTCCCACAGTAGTTCGTTCATGCTTACCTGTTGTAGGTCGTTGTTGTCCATATTGGCCTGGGCCAGCTCCAGCAGGCTGCTGATAAGGCTGGTGAGTTTGGTGGCGTCTTCCACTACATTGCGTAGTGTGGTTTTATATTCTTCGGTGTTTCTGTTCTGCAGCAGGGCAATTTCAGCTTCTCCCAAAATGGCGGTGATAGGCGTTCTCAGCTCATGTGAAGCGTTGGCGATAAATACCCGTTGTGCTTCAAATGACTGTTCCAGGTGTTCGAGCAGATGATTGATGGTGATGGATAACTCATCTATTTCATCTGTTTTGTGAGCATTGACATGTAATCGTTTATCCAGGCTGGTGGCCCGGATGGTCCTTACATTATCGATGACGTGGTTGATAGGGCTCAGGGCCATGCGGGAGAAAATACGGCCCAGTATATACGTAATCAGTAATGATAGCAGAAAAGCTATACTCATGATCCAGCCCAGCTTCCGCATGTTTTCGATACCGTTGCTGTCTGCGGCAGTGGCTACGATGATGAAGTTACCGGAGTTGTCTACATAGTAGATGGCGCATGCCTGCTGTCCATTGCGGGTGAAGCGCATCCGTTTCTGGTTGACCACCTGTTGCAGGGTGGCCTTATCCCAGCGTACGGTATCTTCTTTGATAAATACCGGTTCAAACTGGTTGTTGTAAATTCTGATTACTTCCTGGTTGAGGGAGCGGGGATATTTTTTTAAGACTGCGAGAAAACCTTCCTGCGAAAGGTTATCTTCTGCCAGATAAAACTGGGCCACGGTCATGGCCCGGTCTTCCAGTTTATCGTAAAAGCTGATTTTACGGTTTCTTTCCACCAGGGAATAGATGCCGGCCAGCAGGATGAGGAGGAGCACGGCAAACAGAAAAGTGAATTGCAGGGATAACCTGTTTCTTACAGTCATATTGTTACATTTCTCTCAATACATACCCTACGCCAATAACGGTATGGATGAGTGGTTTAGAGAAACCTTTGTCCACTTTGGCGCGGAGGTAATTGATATATACATCTATGAGGTTGGTACCTCTGTTAAAGTCAATGCCCCATACTGTTTCTGCCATATGCGCGCGGGAGAGCACCCTGTTTTTATTGGTGATCAGCACTTCCAGCAGGGAGAACTCTTTTACGGTTAAAAAGATCTCCCTATTATCCCGGAAAACGGTACGGTTATAACAGTTCAGTTCCAGGTCGGCCACACGGTACACTGCCGCGGGAGTTATAGTGTGTCCACGGCGGTGCAGCGCATTGATGCGTGCCAGCAGCTCGTCGAAATGAAAGGGTTTGGGCATATAATCATCGGCGCCGCTTTCGAAGCCCTGTACTTTGTCCCTGACCGTTCCCAACGCAGTGAGCATTAATATCGGCAGGCCCTTTTTAAGGGATTTGATGCGTCTGCATACTTCCAGTCCATGTAAGGTAGGCAGGAGCCGGTCCAGTATCACCAGGTCATAATCATACTGCATGGCTACATGGCAACCGTCCTGTCCGTCGTATGCTACAGTCACCGTATGTTGATGTGCTTCCAGTCCTTTTCTGATAAACGCTGCTACTCTAGGTTCGTCTTCTATCAATAAGATATTCATAATAGTAATGTGGGGCTAAATTAAGGGGACTGCTGAATATTTAGCGCTGGATTAAAGGATTCTAATCCAGGATGAGAGCGTTTTAATCTCAGATGCCTGTTAAATAAATGATAAGCAATAGGGGGGCTTCTTTTTTTTAATGTCTTATGAGTAGGGATTAACTATTTTTGCCCTTTTTTTAAATGTAGTGTCAGGCCTGCATTTTGTACTTAATGGATGATCATGGAAAAGAAGACCTTGCTGTTAGCTGTTTTTGCTGTTGTTGCGCTTTTATCCTGTGAAGAAGATAAAAGCAAGCCTGCAGCCCAGCAGGCGTTGCTGATGGCTGTCAATGCGGCTCCCCAGGCGGGCCCGGTAAACGTAGTATATAACGACAGAAAACGGGTGAACAAACTTCCCTACGGCAGCTATAGTAACCGTTATGGTAACGCCTACAGAAGTATTACCACACTCGAAACAGATGACCTGATGGTGGAAACCCAAGATGGTAAAGTGGTGATAGCCGACAACCTGTGCGTGGAACAGGGAAAAAAATATTCTCTTTTTATTTATGATACACTCCAGGGTAGCCCTTCCAGGCTTAACTATTCCCTGGTACCCGATAATATACCGGCGCCGGCCGTAGGTCAGGCTCAGGTACGTTTTCTGCATCTTTCTCCCGATGCGGCCCCTGTACTGGTGGATATCTTTAAAGAAACAGACAGTGTACGTCTCACGGCAAGCCCCATGCCTTACCTGGCCACTATCCGCAAACCCGCTGATGTAGCCGGTTTCAAACCGATAAAAGGAGGTGTCTACCAGGTGAAAGTAAAACAGCTCCATGGAGACATCGCAGAAACTATTCTGGACATTCCCCGCGTGAAACTCTCCGACAGAGGTACCATTACCCTTTATCTGAAAGGACTGATGAACGGCCAACCGCCCTATTCACTGGATCTTGGGCTGATCAGGCATTAACGCCGATGACCAAACAACCACGCCGGTAATATCGCCGTGGTATAAAGTTCACTATATATCTCATGGCCCAGCTGGTCTGCTTCCCAGAAGCGCAGCCGGCTGCCGTGCAGCGTATGACGCAATAAGGAATCCGTGCGGAATGGATTTTCATAGTCTGCATTGCCATGGATAGTCCATAATGGCGTGGCAGCCAGCGCCGGCAGATGGTTGAAATCGGGTATGCCGGAAACAGCCACCCCGGCCGCAAAGAGATCTGGCCGCAGGCCAATGCTGTTGTAAACACTGGATGCTCCCATCGAAAAGCCTATCACATAAATCCTGCGGGCATCCACAGGCAATACTTTCTTTAAGGAATCAATGAGTTGTAACACCGTATTGGTATTGGGACCGGGTACAGATACCAGCACCCCCCGACTGCTATCCATCACATAATTGGATGAACGCTCCGGAAACTGCGGTGCTACTACATATGCAGGGTAGTCCTTCCGGATATCCTGCCTGGCCCACATCTTAGCGAGGATGCCCAGCTGGCTGATATTGTCTGTGCCCACTGCTCCGGAGCCATGCAGTACCAGCACCAGCGGGTAACGTTTGTTGCGATCAGCAGGCAGTGGTGTGAGTAACCGGTATTTGACAGTCCTGAACTGATAAGGTTGAAAAACATGCTCGTCTATCCCGCGGATAGCGGTTTTTATGCTGTCAACGTGTTTTGGGTTTGCAGTGGAATGAACCAGGGAATAGGCTTGGGGCTGCTGTTGGGCGGTAACGGCTATTGACAGCAGTAACGCCAATAGGGTAAAAGCGGAGGCATATTTTTTCATGAAGGAAATGTGTGGAGTAAAGCTAATGATTCTCTTTACCGCATACCGAAAAAAGATGGTGAAATTTATCGTGAGTCAACAGTGTTCGGGAAGAAGAAGGGAATTAATATTTAAATTCACTGAAATAACCTCACAACATGAAACCTTTCCTCCTGCTTTGCTGGCTTTGTTTGTTTGCAGGAATATTTCCTGCTGCAGCCTGTTCTATTTTGTATTATATAGATACACAAACGGGAAAGATTTATGCAGTGAATAATGAAGACTATTGGTATGATGTAAACCCTTATATTAAAATTCTTCCGCATAAAGACAATCAGCTGGCGCGGCTATGGTACGGATGGAATGACAGGGCGCAGGGAGGCGTGAATGAAGCAGGTTTGTTTTTTGATGGTGCTACCACACCGCTGGAGCAGCGGATAAAGGGATACCGTAATCCTTCCGGCAACCTGGGCGATGAGATACTGGCCCGTTGCAGGACCGTAGAAGAAGCGCTTGCGCTACTGGAAGAAAAGAAGGTAGCGCTCACAGATGGTCATATGTTGTTGGGAGACAGGTTTGGACATGCCACGGTGGTGGAATGGGTGGATGGCAAAAGAAACCTGATCAATATTAAAGACAATGTGCTGATGGCAACCAACTTCCTGTTAACCGATAAGGAAAAAGGAAATTATCCCTGTCCGCGTTATGCTGCGATGGAGGCTGCGGTGAAACAACTACAGGCCGGTGGAAAACCGGTGGGGCTCAAAGAAGTAGGAAACATTGCGGCCAGGGCTGTGCAACCCAAAGCCATGGGCCCTCATCATCGGGAGTACGGTACCCTGTATTCCAGTTTTATCAATATCACGGATATGGAGTTTGTACTGGTGTACAAACTGGACAATTCCAAACTCACTAAGCTGGACCTGAAGGCTGAATTTACAAAAGCAACGGAGCAAACCATCCGGCTGCAATAACCGGTTATTATGGTTGTTGCAGATAGTTGTTGAGCTCATCAACGGTCTGACGGGCTGTCCTGCCTACACCGATCAGGGTGGCGGAGGCAAAGCCGGTCCATTGTCCGTAGCCTACCAGCCACAGACCTGCTATGGTGCTGGCCCTGGTGCCTTTGGTTTCTATTCTTCCATTGGGATGGATAATACCCAGTGGACGAAGATGTTCCAGTGAAGGCCGGAAGCCGGTACAGAATATAACGGCATCGGCTATTTCTTTTTTCCCATCTTTCCAGCCAATTCCTTCGGAATAGAAATAGTCGAAGGAGGGTAGATAGTGTTGGTACACACCGTTGGCCCTGGCTGTCTTAACGGAAGGTACCATCACAATATGGCCAAGAGAAGGACGTTGAAAGTCTTTCCCCTGCTGCATGGCTTCATATTGCATGGTAGCTGCATCAAAAAGATATTTACCATCAATATGGTCCGGTAGAAATTCGGGTGCCTGTCGCGTGATCCACAGGGTGTCGGCCACTGGTGATATATCAGCGAGCAGTTGTGCACCGGAATTACCTTCGCCTACAATGGCTACCCGTTGTCCGCTAAAAACGCCGGGTTCCCGGTATTGGGAGGAATGCAAAATGTGGCCCAGGAACAGGTCTTTGCCGGGAATATCCGGTATGTACGGATTGGCAAAACTACCGGTAGCACTCACCACTGCGCGTGCACGGTAGCTGCCGGCAGTTGTTTGCAGGAGGTAAATGTTCCCTTCTTTTTCTACGCTCAATACTTTCACCGGCCTTTGGACCGGAAACTGGTACCGGTTTTCATATTCCTGCAGATAGTGGATGGTTTCATCACGGCTGGGATAATGCTGTTGCCCGCCCGGCATGAATACGCCGGGTAGTGAGCTCCATTGCGCCGGAGAGAACAATGACAGGGAATGCCAGGTATGCTGCCAGGCACCACCCGGCCGGGCTTCACCGTCCAATAGCAAATAACGCAGAGACGTACGCCTGAGATAATAAGCTACCGCCAGTGCACTCTGGCCTCCTCCGATGATGATCACGTCATATTCCATCTTCCTGAATTAAATGTTCCGCTACAAAGGTCCTGCAATAATCCGTTATATGTTGCCTTACGAATAAATTTGCTGTTATCGATACCACTTTAGTGTTTGTTTTTTGTTATGTAGAGTATAACTACAGGCAACTTCTTTCCTGCCATCTGAAGGAATAAAAGCCTCAGCTGTCAGTGAATAAGACCAGTAATTAATAGTATAGCCACATTTTTTTGTTAACATTACACCCGAAATTTTGCAGTTATGTTCCAAGTACCAGGAAAGATTAAAATCCATGATGAGTTATTACTTTCTCCGCGGGCATATGTCAAATTGTTTGAGCAGAATAGCGCAGCTATAGTTTCCGCCAGATTTATACCACCAAAGTTGGGAAGTGGGCAGGTGACTGGATATGTTCGGGTGAAATTAAAAAATTCATTCAGGAATGACTTCAAACTCACCCCCAGGAACAAATACTAACAATCATCACCAAATGTCACCTCAGATTACAGAGGCTGCAATGATGAGTTGGCTGAATAATCAGAAAGAGGAATTGAAAATCAGGCAGGATGAAATGCAGCTTCGGCGTTTGGAGATGCAGCAAAATTATGAACTATCAAAAGAAAATTTAAAATTACAAGGTCAGTATTTACAATCCTCTCCTAAGTTTAACTTTCAAAACAAGGTTGTCGTTTTGTCTTTTATTCTCGTCGCACTACTTATTGTTTCAGGAGTATTTATATACTGTGTTTATTTAAACAAACAAGAGATAGCAATGAGGATTTTAGAAATTATTACAACAGCAATAATTAGTGCCGGAGGAGGGTATGCATTAGGAAAAAGCAAAAATAAAGAGGGGAGAGATGATAAAGCTGAAGTGATGGAATAGTTTAAAGGTCAGTATTTTACTGGCCTTTTTTTATAGAATTTTTATTGGGAATTTATATTCAATGACCGATAAAAGAAGAAAATTACTTATTGTACTTTATAATCTTATTTA belongs to Chitinophaga sp. HK235 and includes:
- a CDS encoding DUF4397 domain-containing protein encodes the protein MEKKTLLLAVFAVVALLSCEEDKSKPAAQQALLMAVNAAPQAGPVNVVYNDRKRVNKLPYGSYSNRYGNAYRSITTLETDDLMVETQDGKVVIADNLCVEQGKKYSLFIYDTLQGSPSRLNYSLVPDNIPAPAVGQAQVRFLHLSPDAAPVLVDIFKETDSVRLTASPMPYLATIRKPADVAGFKPIKGGVYQVKVKQLHGDIAETILDIPRVKLSDRGTITLYLKGLMNGQPPYSLDLGLIRH
- a CDS encoding carcinine hydrolase/isopenicillin-N N-acyltransferase family protein — encoded protein: MKPFLLLCWLCLFAGIFPAAACSILYYIDTQTGKIYAVNNEDYWYDVNPYIKILPHKDNQLARLWYGWNDRAQGGVNEAGLFFDGATTPLEQRIKGYRNPSGNLGDEILARCRTVEEALALLEEKKVALTDGHMLLGDRFGHATVVEWVDGKRNLINIKDNVLMATNFLLTDKEKGNYPCPRYAAMEAAVKQLQAGGKPVGLKEVGNIAARAVQPKAMGPHHREYGTLYSSFINITDMEFVLVYKLDNSKLTKLDLKAEFTKATEQTIRLQ
- a CDS encoding ArsO family NAD(P)H-dependent flavin-containing monooxygenase, which gives rise to MEYDVIIIGGGQSALAVAYYLRRTSLRYLLLDGEARPGGAWQHTWHSLSLFSPAQWSSLPGVFMPGGQQHYPSRDETIHYLQEYENRYQFPVQRPVKVLSVEKEGNIYLLQTTAGSYRARAVVSATGSFANPYIPDIPGKDLFLGHILHSSQYREPGVFSGQRVAIVGEGNSGAQLLADISPVADTLWITRQAPEFLPDHIDGKYLFDAATMQYEAMQQGKDFQRPSLGHIVMVPSVKTARANGVYQHYLPSFDYFYSEGIGWKDGKKEIADAVIFCTGFRPSLEHLRPLGIIHPNGRIETKGTRASTIAGLWLVGYGQWTGFASATLIGVGRTARQTVDELNNYLQQP